Proteins co-encoded in one Gouania willdenowi chromosome 1, fGouWil2.1, whole genome shotgun sequence genomic window:
- the arpc1a gene encoding actin-related protein 2/3 complex subunit 1A codes for MSLHQFLLEPITCHAWNRDRTQIAISPNNHEVHIYKKSGNQWVKTHELKEHNGHITGIDWAPKSDRIVTCGADRNAYVWSQKEGVWKPTLVILRINRAATFVKWSPLENKFAVGSGARLISVCYFESENDWWVSKHIKKPVRSTILSLDWHPNNILLAAGSCDFKCRVFSAYIKEVEEKPSPTPWGSKMPFGAVLAEFGGAGGGGWVHSVSFSASGNRLAWVSHDSMVTVVDSSKTASPLQLKTEFLPLLSVIFVSENSLVAAGHDCCPMLFRCDDGGSLTFVTKLDLPKQSIQRNISAMERFRNMDKRATTEDRNTALDTLHQNSITQVSIVEGDKRDCRKFCTTGIDGAMTIWDFKSLEASIQGLRIM; via the exons ATGTCCCTCCATCAGTTCCTCCTGGAGCCCATCACCTGCCATGCTTGGAACCGCGACAGGACAC AGATCGCAATCAGTCCCAATAATCACGAAGTTCACATCTATAAGAAAAGTGGCAATCAGTGGGTAAAGACGCATGAGCTGAAGGAGCACAATGGACACATTACAG GTATTGACTGGGCTCCTAAAAGTGACCGCATAGTGACCTGTGGAGCAGACCGAAATGCCTACGTGTGGTCCCAGAAAGAGGGAGTATGGAAGCCCACTCTGGTCATTCTCAGAATCAATCGAGCTGCAACTTTTGTCAAATGGTCACCTTTGGAAAACAAGTTTGCTGTTGGCAGCGGTGCTCGACTCATTTCCGTCTGCTACTTTGAATCTGAGAATGACTG gtGGGTGAGCAAGCACATCAAAAAGCCTGTTCGCTCCACCATCCTTAGTCTGGACTGGCATCCCAACAATATCCTACTGGCTGCCGGCTCGTGTGACTTCAAATGCAG GGTGTTTTCAGCCTACATTAAGGAAGTGGAGGAGAAACCAAGCCCAACGCCGTGGGGGAGCAAGATGCCATTTGGGGCTGTGTTAGCAGAATTTGGAGGCGCAG GTGGAGGGGGTTGGGTCCACTCGGTGTCTTTCTCAGCATCTGGTAATCGTCTGGCCTGGGTCAGCCACGACAGCATGGTTACTGTGGTGGACAGCTCCAAGACTGCCAG tccTTTACAGCTGAAGACGGAGTTCCTTCCACTCCTCAGTGTCATTTTTGTCTCAGAGAACAGTCTAGTAGCTGCG GGTCATGACTGCTGCCCCATGCTGTTCCgctgtgatgatggtggatCACTGACCTTTGTGACAAAGCTCGACCTCCCTAAGCAGAGCATCCAGAGGAACATCTCTGCCATGGAGCGCTTCAGGAACATGGACAAGAGGGCCACCACTGAGGACCGCAACACTGCCCTGGACACACTACACCAGAACAGCATCAC CCAAGTGTCTATCGTTGAGGGAGACAAAAGGGATTGTCGCAAGTTCTGCACTACAGGCATCGACGGAGCAATGACCATTTGGGACTTTAAG AGTCTAGAAGCTTCTATCCAGGGTCTCCGCATCATGTGA
- the arpc1b gene encoding actin-related protein 2/3 complex subunit 1B: MAYHSFLLEPISCHAWNKDRSQIALCPNNHEVHIYQKDGTKWTRIHELKEHNGQVTGIDWAPDSNRIVTCGADRNAYVWTMKDGAWKPTLVILRINRAARCVKWSPKENKFAVGSGSRLISICYFEQENDWWVCKHIKKPIRSTILSLDWHPNNVLLAAGSCDFKCRMFSAYIKEVEEKPGPTPWGSKMPFGEVLFESGTSGAADQTGGGGGWVHSVCFSQSGNRLAWTSHDSTVSLAEGGKTRTVNSLSSETLPLLCVTFITENSLVAAGHDCYPVLFVYDGAKGSLTFGGKLDVPKQASQKGISARERFQNLDRRASETQSTDKNLSTLHKNSISQISVLNGGKNNCTRFCTTGMDGGMCLWDVKTLESAMKDLKIV; the protein is encoded by the exons ATGGCGTACCACAGCTTCCTGCTGGAACCCATTAGCTGTCATGCCTGGAACAAAGATCGGTCGC AGATTGCACTATGTCCCAATAACCATGAGGTTCACATCTACCAGAAAGATGGCACCAAGTGGACGAGGATCCATGAACTGAAAGAGCATAATGGGCAGGTGACAG GTATTGATTGGGCCCCCGACAGTAACCGCATTGTTACTTGTGGAGCAGACCGCAATGCTTATGTGTGGACTATGAAAGATGGTGCCTGGAAACCAACTCTGGTCATCCTGAGGATCAACCGTGCAGCTCGCTGCGTCAAGTGGTCTCCAAAGGAGAACAAGTTTGCTGTCGGCAGCGGATCCCGTCTCATCTCCATCTGCTACTTTGAGCAGGAAAACGACTG GTGGGTGTGTAAGCACATCAAGAAACCAATTCGCTCTACTATCCTGAGTTTGGACTGGCATCCAAACAATGTGCTGCTGGCTGCTGGATCCTGTGATTTCAAATGCAG AATGTTTTCAGCCTACATTAAGGAAGTGGAGGAGAAACCTGGACCAACTCCCTGGGGAAGCAAGATGCCGTTTGGAGAGGTGCTCTTTGAATCTGGAACCTCTGGAGCTGCAGATCAGactggaggaggtggaggttgGGTGCACAGCGTGTGCTTCTCACAATCTGGAAACCGCCTGGCCTGGACCTCACATGATTCCACTGTGTCACTCGCAGAGGGCGGCAAGACCCGCAC GGTGAACAGCTTGAGCTCAGAGACTCTTCCTCTCCTGTGTGTCACCTTCATTACTGAGAACAGCCTGGTCGCAGct GGCCATGACTGCTACCCGGTGCTGTTTGTATACGACGGGGCAAAGGGCAGCCTGACTTTTGGTGGCAAACTGGATGTTCCTAAGCAAGCTTCACAGAAGGGCATTAGTGCCAGGGAACGTTTCCAGAACCTAGACCGTCGTGCCTCAGAAACTCAGAGCACTGATAAGAACCTGAGCACACTCCACAAAAACAGCATCAG ccaaATCTCAGTGCTGAATGGAGGAAAAAACAATTGCACCAGGTTCTGCACCACAGGCATGGATGGAGGAATGTGCCTCTGGGATGtgaag ACTCTGGAGTCTGCTATGAAGGACTTGAAGATTGtctaa